The genomic segment AATCAGGTTACGCATGTCATGACCCATTGCGTTCATCGTGTGGTGCGACTTATGGCAGTGAAACGCCCAGTCCCCGGGATTGTCGGCCAGCATATCGAAGGCGCGAATGGCGCCCACCGGTACGTCAATGGTTGTCTCCGGCCATTGCGCCGTTTCCGGCACCCAGCCACCGTCGGTGCAGCTGACTCGGATGTCGTGGCCGTGGATGTGAATTGGGTGATTGGTCATGGTGAGGTTGCCGATTCTTACCCTCACCTTGTCACCTAGCCTCACCGGCAGCACGTCGATGCCGGGAAACACGCGGCTATTCCATGTCCACATGTTAAAGTCAGTCATCTCGTTGACTTTTGGGAGATAGGTGCCGGGGTCGATAAAATAGGTGCTCATGATGAACACAAAGTCGCGGTCCACCGCACGGAATGACGGATCGCGCGGATGCACGATAAACATTCCCATCATGCCCATGGCCATTTGCACCATCTCGTCGGAGTGCGGGTGATACATGAAGGTGCCGCTCTTAATCAGCTTAAATTCATAGACGAAGGTCTTGCCCGGCTTAATGTGCGGTTGCGTTAGGCCGCCGACACCGTCCATGCCACTCGGCAGAATGATGCCGTGCCAGTGCACGCTGGTGTGCTCCGGCAATTTATTGGTGACGAAGATGCGAACTTTGTCTCCCTCTACCGCTTCAATGGTCGGACCCGGCGCCTGGCCGTTGTATCCCCATAGATGTGCTTTCATCCCTTCAGCAAACTCGCGCACCACTGGCTCGGCAACTAGATGAAATTCCTTCCAGTCGCCATTCATGCGCCACGGTAATGTCCAGCCGTTGAGCGTCACAACAGGCTGATATTGAGGCCCGCTGGTGGGATGCAGCGGCGGCTGCATGGTCGCCTTGTCCATGGTCGGCGCTTCGGGGATGCTCCCGGCCTGCACTCGCCCGTTCACAGCCCTGGCTCCAATCAGTGCCGCTGTTCCGATAAAGCTTCTACGAGATAACATGTTCACCTCCATTCACTGTCCACCGCCACCAACCGCCTGCGCTGTGATCGTCCGACGCGACTCGCTCGGGCCGTCGTTCGCTCGGCCGCCGTTGACAGCATCTTGCAGATCTGCATTTGCCAGCCAGAATTCGCGTTTGGCTTCTATGGCGGCGCGCAGTGCTGCGATCCGCTGTCGCGCCTCAACCAACAGTGCGAAAACGTCCACCTGCATGCTCCTGAATCGGAGCTGCATTTCCTCTCTGATGATCTGTCGAAGCGGCACTACTTCCCGCTGATAGTGACTGGCGATGTCGTAGCTTGATCGATAGCCGCGATAAGCATCCCGTGCTTCGGATCGCACGTTGACGGCCTGTTCGGCTAAGCGATTGAAGGCCTGGTTGTATATTTCGGTGGCCTGCCTCACGCGGACTTCGCCGCCGTCGAAAATCGGAATCTGGAATTGAACGTCAAAGCCGCGCTCTCGGAATGGAGGGCTTTCCGGGTCTCTGGTCCGTCTAGATATTTCTGCCACATCAAGCAACGTCACGAAGCGAGTAGCTTTGGTCAGGCTGAGCGAGGTCGCCACCACATCGAGCTCCATCCGCGCCATCTGCAGATCGATGCGATGGGTAACGGCGTCGACCTCGATCCATGGCAACGCTCTTGGCTTGCGTGGCAAGGCAGGTAGGCTACTCGGAAGTTTGAAATTGAGGTCGCCACCCCAAAGCCCTAAGAGCCGAATCAAGCGCTCGCGCGAATTTGCTGCTTCCTGGTGCAGAGACGCGAGATCGGCCGTTGCTTCGGCGTAGAAGACCTGTTCACGCGCCTGATCGAGTTTGTTGATCGAACCCGTTTCGCCGAGCTTCTTCGCTAGCAGCGCTGTCGATTCAGCTGTCGCTTTGGCATCGCTAAGCAGTCCCACCAGTCCGTTTGCTGCGACGGCACGATAGTACGCGCGCCGGACCTCAGATGCGAGCCGCAGTGTTTCTAGCGCAGCTCGAAGCTGCGCTCGGCGAAAGCGCTTGCCCGCTATCTCCGAACGCAACGGTAGTCTCGCTAAGGCGAGGATATCACCAACGATTTGGCGCTCGATTTCACTTGCCCCATTGCCGGTAATACGCGAGAGCGAGAAGGTCGGATTCGGCGGCAAGCTCTCCTGAACCATATCAGCTTCTGCCAATGCCAGCTCGTTATAGGCGGCCTGAAGACCCTTATTGTTCGCGAGAGCGACTTGAACGGCAGAGTCAACGTTCAGGGTCCCGCGAAGCAGGCGCTGAATAGAATTGTGCGCCCAATCCGCCTCCTCTCCCGTTCGTATTGCGACAACATCTTTCTTGATGGCGTGGTCGGCGACACTTGCCACCACACCCATCCCAGAATCTGGCGAGAAGCTCGCGCAGCCCGAAAGCAGAAGCGTGGACGAAAGGAGTGCGACCCAAACGCTTATCGGTCTGCATTGATGTGCGGAAGCGTTGAACGATTTGTCCTGGAGCCATCTAGTCATAGCGATCTCCTAATCGCCAGACTTGGGAGGTGGAGTCACATTCTCGTTTTTCTGACGCCACGGCGCTGGAGCCACCGGGCGAGGGCTCGTATACGGCCCGACGCTCGATCGGTGCTCGATCTTCGCAACGCTCGCCGCTGGGTCTGCAGGATCGTCCCGGCCCAGCGAGAGTGGGATGGCGCATCCCGACATCCCAACGCTAACGGCTGACAGCACGATGCCCGCGACTAGACAGCCTCTTCTTCCATAGATTGCATATGCCACTAAACGAGCAGCAGCGAACTTCGCCCATATGTGCGCAAGCATAAGTATCCCCAACCTAGTGATGAGCTACAGGCGCGCGTGTCCTCACGGACGCGCGTCACCACGTCACTTCACAGGGTCAAAGGATGGGAGGGCGATAGTGCCGAGTAGGCGTGTTATCCGTGACGCGAGTGTACTTTTCTACGTCACAAATCGACGTCACTTTCGAAGGCTTGACAACTTCCGTGACAGTCGCTGGCAGAGCGCTCAAGCACGCTATACCGCAGCATTGCATGCCGAGTGCTTTATGCGAGTTGTCGGCCTGGCCGTGATATTTATCATTAGCAGTTACGGCAGTAGCTGCGCCGTGCAACCCAACGAACAGTTCACCGCCATCTCCTCGATGATCTTCATTGTGGAGGTGTACGTGCGAACCGTGCGTGGGTCCGACTTCTTGGCTCTCGCCCATGTGGCATGGCACGATCTTCGATCCATCGGACAAGGCGTGTCCGACAGAAGGCGCAACGATGCAAAGCAAATAGACCAGCGCAAGCAGCCGAGCTGCCATGGATCGCATTGCTTTGGTAAACCGCATGAACATCGCGATATCGGAGAGTTGGGAAACTAGAGTCTCGTTAGGGCCACGGCACCAACATACCCGTACGGGGTAGGGGTAGCAAGGTGCAGCGCATCGTCGTCGGAGAAAAATAACGCGATATGAAGAAGGCGTGGCCCTCGGCGTTGGGCCTCGTCTTCATCTCGACGAGCTCGTGATCGAAATAAGTCAACATCACGACGGCGTCTCGGCGGGACGCCTGCGAGCGCGATGAAGCCGAGGGCGACGGCCACAGTTAGATTGAAGCCGAGCCGCACATTATCCAGATTCCACCGACCAGAGCGAAAGGCAGCGACAGCATCGCGAACAAGGTCTCGGTCATCGCCCGAAACTTCAAGTACAGCAGCAGGAAGATGATCGTGAGCGTCACCGGCACACGATCTTAAGGCGGCTGCCGCGCGCCGCGGGGTATCGTACAGAGCGCTCCAGACCACGTAGTACCGGGCAGGAGACTGGATGCTCTCGGTGACGGCAGCTGAGCGTCGCCGACGTAGCTGCCGATGTCTCGGTGGGATGGCGTTCGCTTTGAGAGCTCGGTGCAGCAACGCGGGTGCCCTTCAGGCTATCGCACCCATCAACAACCAGGAGTCGGCAAGGCGCGCTCAGTCAGCAGTCGACGAAGATGGATGACGCTCCTCCAAGATAGCGAGAAAGCGTTTCAAAATCGGGCTCTCGTTATCCAAACGCCAATGTGCATAGAAGTCGATGCGGCTCGGTCCATTTCCGTCCCGAAGGGATCGATAAACCAGTCCAGACGAACCGGCCCCAATCTCTGACTCCATTACCAAGCTTAATCCAAGTTCCATGCTTACGAGGCTGCTAATCACGGCTCTGCTTACATCATGGTAAACTATATTCGGCCGAATCTCAGCCGATGAGAGCTTGGATACGAGCATTTCTTCAAGTTCGCGTCCTGGATCCCGCTTGCTTAGGAGAACGGTTTCGTTTCTGAGATCGGTCCAATACACCGACATGCGGTTTGCCAACACATGGCGATCGGGCAAAGAGACTAAGATGCGTTCACTCCAGAGCGAGTGGGCTTTGCTGTCAGATCGAACAAGGCCAGGACTAATAACGATATCAATCGTTCCATTTTGAAGCGCACTCATCAGCTGGATGCGAGAGCGTTCAATCGGTGCAACCTCCACCAAAGGGGAACGGCGCTTGAAATCCAAGAGGGCTGCACGAAGATTCCCTGTGGAGATCGAGGTGCAGATACCAACGGAGAGGCGACCTGCCTCGCCGCGACCGCAGGTTCGCCCGGTGTCAACCAGCGCATCAACCTGCTCTAAGATCACGCGTGCGATCCTTAGTACGTCCAAGGCCGCTTGAGTAGGTTTGATGCCAGCAGCGGACCGTTCGAATAGCCTTGCTCCCACTAGATGTTCCAGCTGACCAATTGCTCGACTGAGTGCCGAGTGTCGTACGGAGAGCTTTTCCGCGGCTCGACGTAAACTTCCGCAGTCACTCGCTACAAGAGCAAATCGAAGGTGCTGCAGATCTATCGCGAACTTGCCCAGCCTATGGCGGCTCTTTACTGTATCAGTCATTCTCATGACCATGAGCAATGATCAACGACATCGGCGGAGTATGCACGCGCCGTATCTTGGCTCTCTACACATCTCCGAAGGCATGCGGGAAGTCTCTTGATCACACTTGCGCTCCACCTTTGACCACGGGCACTCGACCTCCGCTTCACCAGCAGTCGCGAAACCTCAATTGGTCGCTATTTTTGCCCAAGCCGATCGGGCCTACTCAGTGATCGGCAAGGTACTAAAGAGCAGCCTCGATCTCCCTTGAGCGCGGAAGTGCGGAAAAGCGACATCAACGGGGACCTCCGCTCGTCTGCCAAAATGCTCTTGGAGCGCTATCAGCCCTCCATATTCAGGCGGTACATTCGCATTCATCAGCGCATATCCGGATGCAACTGATTCGCAGCATTAGTATACGAATGATCGTTGCCTCTCGCATCGAGTCTATCACAGCTTTGCGATGAATGCTGGTATGCTCAGTTACTCTGTAATATTACTGCAAGCCTGACGTTTTCGTTAGAGCCGATGACGCAGAGGATGCTGAATTGGTCAATGAAGCGGGACGCTGCACCATTCGCCTACCATCTTGGACGACATGCTCCAGACGACACGTTGGAGCGCGACGGCAATAGAAACTAGCTATGATCCGTCAGGCTTCCATGGCGTGACAGCACGCAACATCGTTCGCTCCGACTGCGCAATCAATAATGGCTTCCAATACCGACATCAGCAGATTTGACGAGCACCCGACATAACTCGACCACACCATGTAATATTGCGACCGGCAGCGCCGTCTATAACTGAGAGCCAGATACCTTGCCAGCCGCGCAATCGGCTCCGCATGAAGTGATTGTCTCGATCGTTGACCTCTACCCAGGTGGAGTGCCTCCTCCTATGCCCCTTCGGTCATTGATTCCCTTCAGGTTGCCTCTGAGTTTGTGGAAGAAAGGCATAAGCGATGGCTGAAACGAGCCTGGTCTATCTCTCGCGCCTGATTGCGCTCGAACGCCAGCTTGAAGTTACAGCTCATAACATTGCCAACGCCGAAACTACGGGCTTTCGAGCGCGTGGACTTTCATTTCAAGAGTACCTGCGCCCTATGCCTCCGGAAGATCCCGGCGAAAGGGCAAGCACGGTCTCGCTTGTGGTCCCGCACCTGCAATTCAATCTCGTCTCGAAAGGTAGCATCCGCCGGACTGGCAATCCACTCGACCTAGCAATCGACGGTGAGGGGTACTTTGTGGTGCAAACCGACCGCGGGGAGCGCTACACGCGCAGCGGCGAATTTGGGGTAGACCCTACTGGTCGGCTCGTGACAGTCGACGGTCACGTCGTGCTTGGAAAAGCCGGACAGGTACAAATTCCGTCTAACGAAGGTACGATCAACGTCAGCGCAGACGGATTCGTGAGCATCGATAGGCGGATTATCGCCCAACTCCTTCTAGTTCGATTTGCGCGCCCGCAACAACTAGAGCCGGTCGGGGGAGCCCTGTTCCGGTCCGATCAACCACCACTTGGCGTCACTGATCGTGGCTCCACCATCTTGAGTGGCGCACTTGAACAGTCCGACGTTGAGAGTACCCGCGAGATGACCCGGCTTTCCGAGATCGCTAGGAACTACGAGATGGTGGGTCAATTGATCAAGAGTTCCTTGGACCCAGACGATATCAACAAACTTGCCAAGGTGCCCGACTGACCGCGTACTTATGTCTGCTCCGGGCAAGGCACATCGGTCCTTTCTTCCAATCGTATCTTATCGGCCTGGCGCTCGGCCTAATTCAGGGCAAGGGGGCAAGGCCTCGAGAGCACAAAGATGCGACGTCAGTCGTCACAACTAAAGCTCGGAACACGCCGGTGAAGACGAGGTGCAGCATGCTCCCCATCATTCAACGACTTACGGCCCCTCAGGACCCACCAATTGAAAGGTGGACCACCTGGTTCACTCCGTTACGGAATGGCGTGAGGGACTTTACGCTCCTCGGCGATCGATCACGCGTCCTATTTGGGGTGCGGCCGCCGTCTCGGTCGCTGCGTCCGCCGCACTGAGCTGGATGCCTCGGTAAACAAGCAATGAAACGCATCGTAATCCAACCGTTTTGAAGCCGCGCCAAATGTGACACGTGCTT from the Bradyrhizobium sp. WBAH42 genome contains:
- a CDS encoding multicopper oxidase family protein; amino-acid sequence: MLSRRSFIGTAALIGARAVNGRVQAGSIPEAPTMDKATMQPPLHPTSGPQYQPVVTLNGWTLPWRMNGDWKEFHLVAEPVVREFAEGMKAHLWGYNGQAPGPTIEAVEGDKVRIFVTNKLPEHTSVHWHGIILPSGMDGVGGLTQPHIKPGKTFVYEFKLIKSGTFMYHPHSDEMVQMAMGMMGMFIVHPRDPSFRAVDRDFVFIMSTYFIDPGTYLPKVNEMTDFNMWTWNSRVFPGIDVLPVRLGDKVRVRIGNLTMTNHPIHIHGHDIRVSCTDGGWVPETAQWPETTIDVPVGAIRAFDMLADNPGDWAFHCHKSHHTMNAMGHDMRNLIGVSRKDLAKAVGRLAPDAMVMGSTGMAMGEMEMPAPDNTLPMMTGTGQFGPIEMGGMFTVMKIREGLASDDYKDPGTYKHPPGTVAYEVETPPQGTPRAPQQRGHDQSPAPIKGTKSPKGMNMKQM
- a CDS encoding TolC family protein, which codes for MSVWVALLSSTLLLSGCASFSPDSGMGVVASVADHAIKKDVVAIRTGEEADWAHNSIQRLLRGTLNVDSAVQVALANNKGLQAAYNELALAEADMVQESLPPNPTFSLSRITGNGASEIERQIVGDILALARLPLRSEIAGKRFRRAQLRAALETLRLASEVRRAYYRAVAANGLVGLLSDAKATAESTALLAKKLGETGSINKLDQAREQVFYAEATADLASLHQEAANSRERLIRLLGLWGGDLNFKLPSSLPALPRKPRALPWIEVDAVTHRIDLQMARMELDVVATSLSLTKATRFVTLLDVAEISRRTRDPESPPFRERGFDVQFQIPIFDGGEVRVRQATEIYNQAFNRLAEQAVNVRSEARDAYRGYRSSYDIASHYQREVVPLRQIIREEMQLRFRSMQVDVFALLVEARQRIAALRAAIEAKREFWLANADLQDAVNGGRANDGPSESRRTITAQAVGGGGQ
- a CDS encoding LysR family transcriptional regulator, with protein sequence MVMRMTDTVKSRHRLGKFAIDLQHLRFALVASDCGSLRRAAEKLSVRHSALSRAIGQLEHLVGARLFERSAAGIKPTQAALDVLRIARVILEQVDALVDTGRTCGRGEAGRLSVGICTSISTGNLRAALLDFKRRSPLVEVAPIERSRIQLMSALQNGTIDIVISPGLVRSDSKAHSLWSERILVSLPDRHVLANRMSVYWTDLRNETVLLSKRDPGRELEEMLVSKLSSAEIRPNIVYHDVSRAVISSLVSMELGLSLVMESEIGAGSSGLVYRSLRDGNGPSRIDFYAHWRLDNESPILKRFLAILEERHPSSSTAD
- a CDS encoding flagellar hook-basal body complex protein; amino-acid sequence: MAETSLVYLSRLIALERQLEVTAHNIANAETTGFRARGLSFQEYLRPMPPEDPGERASTVSLVVPHLQFNLVSKGSIRRTGNPLDLAIDGEGYFVVQTDRGERYTRSGEFGVDPTGRLVTVDGHVVLGKAGQVQIPSNEGTINVSADGFVSIDRRIIAQLLLVRFARPQQLEPVGGALFRSDQPPLGVTDRGSTILSGALEQSDVESTREMTRLSEIARNYEMVGQLIKSSLDPDDINKLAKVPD